ATGGTAAGAATGGAAACAGCATACCTTGCTGCAAAAGAAGCAGGAAGAACTCCATACTTAGTAGGAGCATCTCTTGAAAGAATGTTCGCAATATATAAGGAATTAGGCTATCTAAAAGATATAGAATTTGAAAACTTAAAAGATGCAGATTCTACATTGATAGATGATGATAAAGTTCTATACCTTTGTACAGGAACTCAAGCGGAACCATTCTCAGCAATGACAAGATTAAGCCAAGGGCGTTTCAGAGGTTTAGAAACTAAGCCAGGCGACACAGCTCTTTTCTCTGCCAGAATTATTCCAGGTAACGAAAAATATGTTAACAGAGTTCATGATAACTATGCTAAAAGAGGTGTTCACGTGATTTCTACTAATGAAAATCCAGACATCCACGCATCAGGTCACCCTGCAAAGAAAGATCTTATCAGATTTTACGAAGCTCTAGGAGCTAAGCATATCATACCAATGCACGGAACTTATTCTCACTTAAAACATAACTATGCAATAGTTGATGATCTTAAAAAAGCGCATAAGAATAATAAGTATGATGGTATTCTACTTGGAAATGGAGACCTTATAGAAATAACTAAAGACAAACTAGAAATAGTTGCTGAAGTTCCTGAAGGTGACGTTTACATCGAGCCATTCAGAAAATTCGTTGCAGGTGATAAAGTTGTTGCTAATAGAAAGAAAGCTCACTTTAACGGAACTCTTTTTGTATCATTCCCAATGGACAGAAAGGGTAAAGTATCTGGTAAAGTTCAAGTTTCTTCAGTAGCTCTTGCAGAAACAGAAGACATGGGCTTCCTTATCGAAGGTATCAAACAATTAGTTAAAGCAACTGTTGGAAGCATGCCAAGTGATAAGATTTCTCCTTCTAACGTAGAAAAGGTAGTAGGGCAAGAAATCAAGAGATATGTTAACAGAATGATTGGAAGAAAACCAATTATAGCATTGCATATTTTTAAAAGTCACTAAAGACTTACTTTAAATAAATAAAATTATCTCCTTGAAAAATAGGAGATTTTTTTATTAAAAATTCAACTCAAAATATATTTCAAAAAAATCTAATATTGTTTCAATTCCTTTTTTAATAAAAATTATATAGAATGATTAAAGAAATTAATTAACACAAAAAAAGTTTTTACAAGTTATATAAAGACTAAGTAAAGAAAAGGAGCAAAACAAATGATGTTAGGCGTAGGCGATAAATTCCCAAAATTTAAATTAGAAGCATGCACAAAAGATGGAGGTCTAAACTTCCCAGTGATTACTGATGAAACAAACAAAGGTAAATGGCAAATAGTATTTTTCTGGCCAAAAGATTTCACATTTGTTTGCCCAACAGAAATCGTAGCATTCGATAACTTAAACTCAGAATTCGAAAAAAGAGGAGCAGTTCTAATGGGTGCCAGCATCGACACAGAATTCGTTCACCACGCATGGAAAGAAAGCCATCCTCAATTAAAGAACTTACAAATGCCAATGTTAGCAGACGTTAAAAGAGAATTATCTACAGAATTAGGTATTTTAGATAAAGATGCAGGCGTTTCTCAAAGAGCTACTTACATTGTAGATCCAGAAGGAACTATCAAGTTTGTTATGGTTACTGACCTAGGTATTGGCAGAAACCCAGAAGAAGTTTTAAGAGTATTGGACGCT
This genomic interval from Alphaproteobacteria bacterium contains the following:
- a CDS encoding ribonuclease J, with protein sequence MGRKHKNKKQKAEKTFSVSQILKRSKARKDRMSDKKFVENFNRQKSFKGENDKVVSLDLPSNFSLEKVAEFKRNFKINQGPEAEKSETLYFTALGGMVRIGKNCYAYGYKGKWIIVDIGMFVPDQREEPNVERIVPDPAFIRAIKKDIVGIVITHTHWDHLGGVVDLWPEIKCPIYCSPIVEKVLLMIQKQTGKENRFTLPIKALPKGGGKFKAGPFNLEAVHLTHSVLEAYGLAIYTGNGIVFHTGDFKVDETPLIGETTNFKRLEEMKKEGVLAVVSDSTNAIDGLFTKSEKVAREEVIKVVKGIKTGRVFMTCFSTSMVRMETAYLAAKEAGRTPYLVGASLERMFAIYKELGYLKDIEFENLKDADSTLIDDDKVLYLCTGTQAEPFSAMTRLSQGRFRGLETKPGDTALFSARIIPGNEKYVNRVHDNYAKRGVHVISTNENPDIHASGHPAKKDLIRFYEALGAKHIIPMHGTYSHLKHNYAIVDDLKKAHKNNKYDGILLGNGDLIEITKDKLEIVAEVPEGDVYIEPFRKFVAGDKVVANRKKAHFNGTLFVSFPMDRKGKVSGKVQVSSVALAETEDMGFLIEGIKQLVKATVGSMPSDKISPSNVEKVVGQEIKRYVNRMIGRKPIIALHIFKSH
- a CDS encoding peroxiredoxin; translation: MLGVGDKFPKFKLEACTKDGGLNFPVITDETNKGKWQIVFFWPKDFTFVCPTEIVAFDNLNSEFEKRGAVLMGASIDTEFVHHAWKESHPQLKNLQMPMLADVKRELSTELGILDKDAGVSQRATYIVDPEGTIKFVMVTDLGIGRNPEEVLRVLDALQTGGLTPCGWKSGDDTLAV